CACCAAGCAGATCCAGATCTACCGATCTAAGGGCTCcccttttcctccaaaaaacaCCAAACGAAATCACCTCGAACGAAGGAGACGCTTACCTTCTTTCGGGGGCTGATCGGGGGGTCTGGTTTTGCGAGGGATGAACGGAGGAGAGGAGGGCAATATAGATCGAGAGGGTTTGGgcttcgagagagagagacgaaaggTGGAATCTTTGGAGAGGTGCGATGGGAAGGGAAGATTGGAATGGAGGACAGGAAGGGGAGGGGGGAGAAGGCTGGGCTAAAAAGCAAGGCAAAGCACCTCCACACAAAGGCGGTTTTCGGGATACCTGGTCCCTCGCGGTGAAGATTCCAGACGCCtgctcctctctccctctctctctctctcttatctttttaatttcctttccttctttttctctttttatttttctttcctcttttttcgtCATTTATTTccgtttctttctctctctcttcctttcggGGTTCGTCCtgataattattattttaacttCCCTAccaaacgaaaagaaaaaatgtgtaATTTccgcgtctctctctctctctcttatgctTATCTACGCGCTTACGACGTCATCGCCCGCGCGGGCGGTGGGGCAGCCCGTCGTTACGGCGTCGTTCGGCGGGGCGTCTTCTCGAAGCCGTTCCAGCCACGCGGACGCCACTCCCGACGAATCAAATCAAGTGGCCGTGGAATGTAACGTGATCGTTTGAACAAACTCATCATTTGATgaaaggttttttttctttttctttttaacaaaaaaagggAGATAAGggttttttgaaaatgcattttcgaGGGTTATATCTTGACAGCATGGCGACTGTTGATATCAAGTGGCCGTGAATATAACCTTCGATcataaaatctttttgaatttacGCGTGATGTTTATCGCAAAACTTAAGATAAATGAACTTAATTAcgattgaattatataaaacaaAATGACCTTTAATATGGATGCAAAAAACATAAGCTTATTAGTTTCCTGATTTGAAATGGGGAATACATCGTTGGTGGTAATGAATCAGGGtatcaacaaattaaaattaagaacCAAATTAGTTGGCGCCAAGCTTCATCAagtttcaattgaaaaattgactcgcttcttatttgttttggcaaatattaaaagttcaaaataagtATTGTTTGACTATAAAACATATTTCGTTTAAGTGACTATGTAGTTATTTCTCCATGTCAAATATTAAAGGCAAGACACAAATGTTAATGaattcgaatttaaaaaaaaaaaattgaaaaattcgacTCCAAACTAGTTCCATGGAAGAATTGAACCAAACAACAAAGGCCtggaaaaatgaatcaaatagCAGATGGTTCTCCCAAGAACAACCCTAATGCGAATTCGATTGGCTTGTTATGACCAACTTTCAACTAAAACTGAGTTTGATGCTCCCACACCTAGCATTAATAGATTTAATCTTGTGGCGCATATCttctaaattttatatttaactcGAGACACCTTTAACCCTTTATAACATACAAATATCGACTCAAAACGCAATCCCCTCCAGTCAATTATATAagttatcttcttctttttttttttttaacttttctcatCAAGACGCAATCCCCCTCCCAGTCAACATACAtatattgtatttttcttttcggtgcctatacttttctgatcTATTTTCTCTATAACTAATCACGCATTGCCACGTGGTCTGGTCACTAGGTATTATTTCCCAAAAGTCAACGTCGCGGGACGCATTCACAAACGATTTCAAAATATGTGGGGGGCAAATTGCAAAAATTCGGGCCATCACGGGTAATTCGGCAAACTCCCACGACTTAGGTCGGTGAAAAGTGAATTGCCCCTCTTCTTGATTCCATTTACGAGAACCTATTCGAAATTCGAAATTGAAATAGTATTTtatattatcttaaaaaaaataaaaaataataataatacaaagACTCTCCTCGTTCAAGAAGAAAGACTCTTTCGTCCGCCGGTTCCGTCAAGCAACCCGATTCACGAACGGACCAAGCAACCGGATTCCGATTCCCTCCGGCTTTCCTCCGATCGCCGCCGTCGCGTCCGGCGCCGCTCCTGCGATCTCGGAATCTCTCCATGCGCGGCTCGCCGGAAGCGTCCGCGATCGAGCCATGTACAGCAACTTCAAGGAGCAGGCGATCGAGTACGCGAGGCAGGCGGTCCAGGAGGACAACGCCGGGAACTACGCCAAGGCGTTCGCGCTCTACATGAACGCGCTGGAGTACTTCAAGACGCACCTGAAGTACGAGAAGAACCCCAAGATCCGCGAGGCCATCACCCAGAAGTTCACCGAGTACCTCCGCCGCGCCGAGGAGATCCGCGCCGTCCtcgaaggcggcggcggcggcgggggctcCGGCTCCTCCTCCGGCGGGGACCCCGCGGCGGCTTCTCGGCCCAATGCGAGGCCCAAGGACGGCGGCGAGGGCGGGGACGACGCGGAGAAGGAGAAGCTCCGAGCTGGTCTGAACTCCGCGATCGTGAGGGAGAAGCCGAATGTGAAGTGGGGCGACGTCGCGGGGCTCGAGGGCGCCAAGCAGGCGCTTCAGGAAGCTGTCATTTTGCCTGTCAAATTCCCCCAGTTCTTCACCGGTAAGTTGGAATTCGTTGATCTCGGATTTTCCCTTGTCTGGTTGGATCGTTTAGTTGCTTTTGAGCCGGCTCTGCAAGTGCATTCTTTCCTGGATTCTAACAGATTGTGATGCTAAACACGCATTTTTCTTCGTTTCGTCGATTGATGATCTTATTGCTGAAGGACTGCTCTAGAGCATGCTTCAGAATTTAGTGCCTGACCCCCTTTGGGAAGTTCTGTCTTATCCATCTTAAATTGAAGCTTGCATGTTTGGAATGGCCTATCCATTTCACGGTGTATGTTGCGACGAATGGTATCGTTGCGAAATGAAACAGGGTCTGCACATTGCTGTTTTGTGAAAGTCAAACCGAGTGGCCAAGGCACCAACTAAGTATGTTCAACATGGCTATTGCTATCCTTGATATTTGATTGAGAAGCGCACTCTTGTTCTGGCTGCCGTGCATTGCTTTTTGATGTTTCTGGCTTCAGCAGCATCTGCTCTGATTGTGaatgttaaaagaaaaaacaacaaaagcaaaTGGTAGTCCCCTCTCTGCTTACAAGGGCTTTTGCAGACTCTTGTTGGGGAACCAAGTTGCATCATGCTGCTTCGTGAAGGCTGACGTTGTTAACTACCGGTTGTGGAAATGTCTAGGCATGGAGCCCTCTTGTTATCATAGCCACCGCGTGAGTCACTGCATGAACTCTATGGAAGCAGTCTTGCTATCTATtccagaagaaaaaagattcaaaaagtgagaaaatgGCATTTGCTTCATTACTGGACTTTAGTGGTCATGGAGTTGGTTGGTCTCTTACAGGCTTTAAGTAGATCTTAGCATGACCAGATAgcataaatttgtatttttggtgATGAAGGCACAGAATCTGTTTGTTGTTCAGTACTTCAACTGAAGGAAGGTGTTTGCCTCGGCTTTAGATAAGTCCAATTTACCAGTTTCATTTATCAGAAGAGACATTGCCGGCCTCATTTTTAGTTTGCTTGCTCTTCTGATATGATGTAATATAATCagccttttcttttgatgagaattttttcttccttattaCTATCAcagtttcagaaatttttaccCGACGAGATCCTCTCTCTGACGATGTTTGTGAAGTGCATTATCTTCTTGACATTGTATTATTTCACGTCGCAAATCATTGAGTGGTGTATCTATGCATTAGTGGTGGTGATTCTTATTGTATTATTCAACTGTCATTTCAGGGAAGAGGCGGCCATGGAGGGCATTTCTTTTGTATGGTCCACCAGGAACAGGGAAGTCATATTTGGCAAAAGCTGTGGCAACAGAAGCAGACTCTACCTTTTTTAGGTAGCCATCATCAggcaatttaataattttaccTTTCCAAAAGGGACCATTTACTATAGTTTTGGGGGATTTTTGGTTGAAATCAAAATTTAGTTAAGGTACAGTGTAGTTTTGTGTACAATCCTCCAGATATTGACATTTTGGATTCTGTGCTTGTTCTACAAAGTGGGACCTGTGCGAATCTATTAGGCATACATTTATATTCGTATGATGTTTGATAGGACAACACCATGGTAAGTCCCAAATGATACAAGGTTTTAGCTGGTAAAAGTGTGGGTCTATCTTTCCTTTTACTGGAGCTGTCGATACTGGAGTATGTATTAGAGAGGGGCATATGATGTCTATACTCTTGTATAAGTACATTGTCATGCAGTGTGATGTAGCGCAGATTTCAAGTTTATaatgttttttgcaaattttcttttgccataTTAGTTGCAAGTAATTAGTCAGAAAGGCTTACATTTCCCTTATGCAATCAGGTCAAGTGATAAATTAATGTTGGAACTTGCAACACTTATTTCAACATGAATGGGCATATGCTTTGTCATTGCATTCGGAATTTGCAGAAGAAATTGAGAGACACCTCCATCAGTATTTTGTTCCCTATGTCTTATCTATTCGTTTATCTTGTTGaattttccttcacttttgaAATCCTACTAATCCTCCTTACTTCTAGAATAGTTCAGATTGTTTTCCTTCCTTGGGTGGATGGTAAAGTTAAACTTTTGCGGAGTTGGATTTGTTCTCATCACTTTGCATGTTAGATATTTCATTATCTCTCGTGAATCTCATGGACCCCTTCCATTAACTCCGCTTCCTGAAAACATCTTTCTGGTGGTCCTTTCTCACAGAGTTCTCTGGCAAGTGCCTGTAGATTTGCGGTTTATTTTAGTTGCAAGCACAGATGATTCCATTTTATTCTGCTAATTTGAAAAGAGATTGTGAAATGTGCTTCTTTGCAATTAGGAATCTGTTTGAGCTGCACTTGTAGCTTCTCTAATCACCATCGCAAGATATACTACAGCAAGCTTTTTCATACTAAGCCCACTTTTTCCAGTGCATATTTGCATTTAAATAAGATCAATTAATGTCTGGCGATTTTGGATGCATTTGTGTATGTGTTGAGTCTCAAATATCTTCATCGCCAATGGAAATTCtgtagtttaggtcatatttaTGAGTCTAATGCCAAGATTGTGTCATTTATGACCTGACTTTTTGGTGGCTAGTGTTTCTTCTTCAGATCTGGTATCAAAGTGGATGGGTGAAAGTGAGAAGTTAGTTTCCAATCTTTTTCAGATGGCTCGTGAGAGTGCTCCTTCAATTATCTTCATTGATGAAATAGACTCTCTAAGTGGCCAACGTGGAGAAGGAAATGAGAGTGAAGCTTCTAGACGTATTAAAACAGAAATTCTTGTCCAAATGCAGGTTAGTAGAGATTTCTGTTGCCACAtggtttctcttttatattgtATGGATGCCCATATTTGTTAATAGATCTTTGTAATGCCTCCTCTGTTGCTTGTATAATAGAACATTGGTGAACTGAATGGTTACACGAAGCGGCAATTGTTGATAATTTGAGAAGTTGTTTTTCTTATACTGATGATGGGGGAAAAATCTCCAGAACTGGTCACAGAATGAATTAGATCCTCTGCTGGTCTGAGAATtaaaatggttttattatatGAATCGCTTTCTTTCAGGGTGTTGGAAACAATGATGATAAAGTTCTTGTCCTTGCAGCAACAAATACTCCTTATTCTCTTGATCAGGTAAATGGATGTAGGATAAGATGTTTCGGTGGTTTTTCTGGGTGGCCCATCACGTGATTGTTTCTCATGATTATTGACAAACTACAGGCAATCCGCCGGCGCTTTGACAAGCGTATATATATTCCCCTACCAGATCTTAAGGCTCGGCAACACATGTTTAAGGTATTGAAGTTCTTCTGTAAGTACATTGTTTCGAAAGTATACTGCAAACTAAGTATAGTTTATTCATGTCTTTCCTATGGATTTGTAAATGTGAATAGGTGCACTTAGGAGATACTCCTCACAATTTAGCAGAAAGTGATTTTGAGAGCTTGGCTTCGAGGACGGGGGGATTTTCTGGTTCAGATATATCTGTTTGTGTAAGCACAACATAGAACAGCTTTCCTCCCTTATTCAAATTATCAGCTTATCTCTTGGCCAACTCCATCTATTTTCACAATGACAGGTCAAGGATGTCCTCTTTGAGCCTGTTCGGAAAACTCAGGATGCcatgtttttcatgaagacttctaatAGTATGTGGATGCCATGTGGACCAAAGCAACAAGGTGCTGTTCAAATCACCATGCAGGACCTGGCGGCCGATGGGCAAGCTGCTAAGGTATTAGTGAAACCTTTCCTGCTATGAGGatattcattttgaaaaatgagagaatAGACATTTTAGCTGATGCTTGGAGCAATGGACAgaatttttggtgatcaaaGTGATGCTTGATATGAGATCCTCCATGCTTTATATATACTAAAATATGCCACATCGGCACTGTTGATCTGTTGTGACTGGTGACTCAATCGGAAGTTTCTTAGTTTAGCAAAATGCATATGGTTATAGTCGTTGGAGAGACATATAGCCTATCATGTGAACGTGCTTATCTCAGAAACATTAGAAGTGAGTGCCTACGTTCTGACTATTAAGTTGTTTTTTGTGTTCAACAACTGATGCAGATCATTCCACCACCGATCTCAGAACAGATTTCGATAAGGTGCTTGCGAGACAGAGACCAACTGTGAGCAAAGCTGACCTTGAGGTTCATGAGAGATTCACAAAGGAGTTTGGGGAAGAAGGTTGATTgggttttgattgattttataccgAAAACAAGGTTGATCACCTGGATTTGTATGTAATTGATACCCGTCAATCCCCGTTTCATTCCATTTCGTTTTTGCTTCTGCAATCAGGCCGATGATTTGCTCTTCCCATTTTCTGTATTCACAACTGCTAAGTTTACTTTTTGCAAATTGCTTTTATTAACTTGCAGAAAGAAGTAATTTGAAAAGGTTGTTTCGGAAATACACACAAGACCGTGttttttgaccccaaaaaaaaaagagactgTTTGAATTACATGCCGCAAAGTCCATCTTTGTCTAGTATTTCTTCTCCGGCTGAGAGAAAAAAGCGAGGTTCGACTTCGGTTTGGTCATCAGGCATTTTGAAGCTGCCAACTTGAAGAGCTTTCTCCGCATGCTTGGCTCCTTCCTGCTGTTCTTAAATAGACCAGGGAACCTTCTGCATGTCTCAACAACGATTAGATTACAGCAATACAACGTAAATGTAGAAAGTAAACTTATAGGAGCAGAAATAAATTAAGCGTAAATCGTATTCCAGGTTTTTATATTGCAAACGGTGTGAACTCTGATTGACACGCAGGGCCATGGATATGCCTTTTGTATTCTAAAGCAGTTTGcgtaaacaaaaaaattacagagCCTCTATATACCATACCCCTCCTCGAATGCGCTTTTAGAGTGTCTGGTGGAGCACCTTTCAACTGGTTCTTCGGAAATTTACAATTTCGCTAAGAGGATCCTTCTCAATCTCGGTTCTGGGGTGTCAGTCTTCGATATTTGGATTCCACTCGAATGCAACGAGTATGCAGTTGTACTCGATCGCGATTGGATTTGACAGTCTCAAACTTGACTTTGACAAAGTCTGACCCAGAATTTTGCTTACCGTTCAACAAAATTCGGTACTAACTTTGATAGTGGCTGGATATATGGAAGCAAGCGTTGTTTGTGTCAACAAGCTATGCAGTCCAGGAGAAGATCTTTCTTGTTGGAAAGAAGAGCGACCTAACACGAGAAGGAAGCAAGCATGAACAGGTAAGTCACCGGTAATAATCAGAGAGGAGTCACAAGTCGTGTAGATCACCAATCACCACACGTGGAAGGGTGGTcgatatccaaatttcagatgATTGACCTGCCGACTGAACTGAATAACCCTCACGTGCCCAAGAAATTGTAACTCTTCAATATGTTTATCCTTCCAGTCGAAAAACCACAAAATTACTGctcaagttttcttttctcGATTGAGACATCGAGCAGTCAATCTACGCATGTCTTCAAGATGTGGAAAGTAAATGAGCCCTGGCTTAACGTGGAAGGTCTTGTATCACTTTTCAATGAATCTCTTAAGTATTACCAGTAATCGCCACAAGAGCACGAACCACTGTTAAAGTGATGGAATCGGTTTGAATCCCTGACAATAATCTCTCTCCTTTCAATTACGGACACCAACTTTATGACATTATGGCAGTCCCCACACACTCTAAGATTCTTCGAAATCTGGATGGGAGTTTCTGGAGATGTAGCAATTAATCCAAAAGCAAGAGCCAGCCTCTCACTGTGTTGAGACAAGATTGCTTCTTTATGTTCCTCTTCAACATCATGAAGAACGTAATTCGTATCAGGCTGATAGCCATAATCCCTAAGACGAACACCCAAGTCTTCAAGTTTTGCATAAATTCTTTCCTGCAATGGATGCGAAACATCGCCAGCCAAGAAAAAGTGGGTCTTGTTCTTCACCTCAATCCAGCTATACCCAGCTTCCTTCCTTACACTCCTTTCATCCATCATTTTCCTTACTTCAGCTCTCTCCTTCCATTTGCCTGCAGCTGCATAAATATTGGAGAGCAAGACATATGCAGAAGAGTGATCAGGCTGAAGGGAGATGAGCTTCTCAGCTGCCAATTTACCTAGCTCCAAATTCCGTTGAACATGACAACCAGCTAAGATAGACCGCCAAACAGGGGCACTAGGTGGGAATGGCATTCCATTAATGGTATCCATGGCTTTCTCTAGCATTCCTGCTCGACTGTACAAGTCAACCATGCAAGAATAGTGCTCCATCGTCGGACTGATTTGGTGATCATTAACCATCATATCATAGTATCTTTCACCTTCCTTCACAAAACCGCCATGAGTACAGGCAGAAATCACGCCAATGAATGTGATGCCATCCATAGTCATCTTCTGCCTTTGCATTTCGTCGAATACCTCTAGAGCCTTCTTTGCATGACCATGCTGTGCATATCCAGATACCATGGAATTCCAGGATACTAAGTCCCTCTCCCTTTGTCTATGAAACACTTTGTTTGCGCTCTCTATATTTCCTCTCTTTGCATACATTGTGAGAAGAGCACTACTTACACATATAGCGTCACTGTATCCTGATTTGATTGAGCATGCATGTAACTGCTTCCCCTGTTCCACTGCTGCTGAAGGAGCTGCACAAGCATTAATTACACTTGAATATGTAAACTCGTTTGGTCTGGCCCCTTCTTTGCCCAACTGAAGAAAAACTTTTACAGCATTTTCTGTGTCCCCTGATAGTGCATAACCAGCCAACATTGCTGACCAAGAAACAACATCCTTCTCTCGAACTGATTTAAAAACTTTTGCAGCATCATCAGTGGACCCTATCTTAACATAAGCATCTAAAAGTGCAGTTCCTACAGTAGACAACGACTGACAATTGGTTTTAATGACTTGTGCGTGCACTTCATAAGGAGAAATTAGGGGCTGGGCTCCAAGGATCAGGGAATAAGTAAACTCGTTAGGCTTTACTCCTTCTCTTCtcatttgacaaaataaatcaaccGCTTGTGCAGCTTGACCGTTTTGCAAATACCCAGTAATGATGGCTGTCCACGAGACCACATCTTGATATCTAGACACTGATGAAAAGCTCTTGAAGGCATCATCCATTTCACAGCACTTACTATAGGCACCAATGAGCGCCTTCCTAACTTTATCATCGAATTCAAGCCCCATCTTCACTACCTGGCAATGAAGCTGTC
The window above is part of the Eucalyptus grandis isolate ANBG69807.140 chromosome 6, ASM1654582v1, whole genome shotgun sequence genome. Proteins encoded here:
- the LOC104433998 gene encoding protein SUPPRESSOR OF K(+) TRANSPORT GROWTH DEFECT 1; this translates as MYSNFKEQAIEYARQAVQEDNAGNYAKAFALYMNALEYFKTHLKYEKNPKIREAITQKFTEYLRRAEEIRAVLEGGGGGGGSGSSSGGDPAAASRPNARPKDGGEGGDDAEKEKLRAGLNSAIVREKPNVKWGDVAGLEGAKQALQEAVILPVKFPQFFTGKRRPWRAFLLYGPPGTGKSYLAKAVATEADSTFFSVSSSDLVSKWMGESEKLVSNLFQMARESAPSIIFIDEIDSLSGQRGEGNESEASRRIKTEILVQMQGVGNNDDKVLVLAATNTPYSLDQAIRRRFDKRIYIPLPDLKARQHMFKVHLGDTPHNLAESDFESLASRTGGFSGSDISVCVKDVLFEPVRKTQDAMFFMKTSNSMWMPCGPKQQGAVQITMQDLAADGQAAKIIPPPISEQISIRCLRDRDQL
- the LOC104433996 gene encoding pentatricopeptide repeat-containing protein At2g27610; protein product: MTGSSSIRTLGNSQRTRFLENPSRNLHHRAVPAPSDSSGHASSTPPRAKSLVSPEVHHVFDRSPQRAQTGYSASLSEYSRYCRNQGPLDLFASVHRWGLPIDGSVLSCVINVCANSFDQNTGRQVHCQCVKLGFLEDVSVGTSLVDMYMKTESVEDGRRAFDEMSDRNVISWTSLLSGYTRNNLNGEAVELFRRMQVEGIKPNAFTYTAVLGALGDDGLAEKGVQLHAMVIKDGFASATYAGNSLINMYSKVGMVRDARSVFNAMENKDAVTWNSMISGYVANGHDMEALVMFHSMRNAEVSLSQLTFANVIKLCANVRELSFARQLHCQVVKMGLEFDDKVRKALIGAYSKCCEMDDAFKSFSSVSRYQDVVSWTAIITGYLQNGQAAQAVDLFCQMRREGVKPNEFTYSLILGAQPLISPYEVHAQVIKTNCQSLSTVGTALLDAYVKIGSTDDAAKVFKSVREKDVVSWSAMLAGYALSGDTENAVKVFLQLGKEGARPNEFTYSSVINACAAPSAAVEQGKQLHACSIKSGYSDAICVSSALLTMYAKRGNIESANKVFHRQRERDLVSWNSMVSGYAQHGHAKKALEVFDEMQRQKMTMDGITFIGVISACTHGGFVKEGERYYDMMVNDHQISPTMEHYSCMVDLYSRAGMLEKAMDTINGMPFPPSAPVWRSILAGCHVQRNLELGKLAAEKLISLQPDHSSAYVLLSNIYAAAGKWKERAEVRKMMDERSVRKEAGYSWIEVKNKTHFFLAGDVSHPLQERIYAKLEDLGVRLRDYGYQPDTNYVLHDVEEEHKEAILSQHSERLALAFGLIATSPETPIQISKNLRVCGDCHNVIKLVSVIERREIIVRDSNRFHHFNSGSCSCGDYW